Proteins from one Flammeovirgaceae bacterium genomic window:
- a CDS encoding sulfite exporter TauE/SafE family protein, giving the protein MSPWLEYPVYVALGAFTGFLNTVAGGGSLISMPVLIFMGLPGTVANGTNRVATLAQNIFAVGGFHSKGIKLPFPYTYYLSAVSLAGGLIGAWLATDISDALFKRILALVMVAVVASIVFNRQSSIKGDGEKMSAPRQVWGTILFFLLGIYGGFLQAGIGFLVIALLTHVNHFNLIKVNYIKVFAAILYTGAAVFVFALSGKIIWAIGVTLAIGQGIGAWYASRWSVEAGEKWIKRVLVVSVVVMAVKLWFF; this is encoded by the coding sequence CATGGCTTGAGTATCCCGTCTATGTTGCCCTTGGGGCCTTCACTGGTTTTCTCAACACGGTGGCCGGGGGTGGTTCCCTTATCTCCATGCCGGTACTTATTTTCATGGGACTGCCGGGCACGGTGGCCAACGGCACCAACAGGGTAGCCACCCTGGCACAAAACATTTTTGCCGTGGGCGGGTTTCACAGCAAAGGCATAAAACTCCCGTTCCCCTATACTTATTACCTCTCCGCGGTGTCCCTTGCCGGGGGGCTCATTGGCGCCTGGCTGGCCACCGACATTTCGGACGCCTTATTTAAAAGGATACTTGCCCTGGTCATGGTGGCCGTGGTGGCCTCCATCGTTTTCAACCGGCAGTCGTCCATAAAAGGGGACGGGGAAAAAATGTCGGCCCCCAGGCAGGTATGGGGCACCATCCTCTTCTTTTTGCTGGGGATATACGGTGGGTTCCTGCAGGCCGGCATTGGCTTTCTGGTCATTGCCCTACTGACGCATGTCAACCATTTTAACCTGATCAAGGTCAATTACATCAAAGTGTTTGCCGCCATCCTGTATACCGGGGCCGCGGTGTTTGTTTTCGCTTTGAGCGGCAAGATCATATGGGCCATTGGCGTCACGCTGGCCATCGGGCAGGGAATAGGCGCCTGGTATGCCAGCAGGTGGTCAGTGGAGGCTGGGGAAAAGTGGATCAAGCGGGTCCTTGTGGTTTCCGTTGTCGTGATGGCCGTCAAGCTTTGGTTTTTCTGA
- a CDS encoding carboxypeptidase-like regulatory domain-containing protein has translation MGRMYIKWFVFLLVVGLGASTTDSFAQSKKRVIQLSGIILGEDSVSGLAGVHIYVPKAGRGTTSNRTGYFSMPVLEGDSVVISSVGYTRRHYIVPKSASEYLTIIVEMVPDVTYLQEVEIMPFPTEEVFKEAVLALNIPMDNGVDPKTMNAELLALMLRTTPMDGAANYRYYMDQYTGSINDRFQPRTNPLLNPFNWARFFRDLKREKK, from the coding sequence ATGGGGCGTATGTATATTAAATGGTTTGTTTTTTTGTTGGTGGTAGGCCTTGGTGCTTCCACCACCGACTCCTTTGCGCAAAGCAAAAAAAGGGTGATACAACTGTCCGGTATCATCCTGGGCGAAGACAGCGTCTCCGGCCTTGCCGGGGTGCACATCTATGTGCCCAAGGCGGGGCGGGGCACCACCTCCAACCGCACTGGCTACTTTTCGATGCCCGTGCTGGAAGGCGACAGTGTAGTGATCAGCTCAGTGGGCTATACGCGCAGGCACTACATTGTGCCCAAGTCCGCTTCCGAATACCTGACCATTATCGTGGAGATGGTGCCTGACGTTACCTACCTGCAAGAGGTGGAGATCATGCCGTTCCCCACCGAGGAGGTTTTTAAAGAAGCCGTACTTGCCTTGAACATTCCAATGGACAATGGGGTGGACCCGAAAACAATGAATGCCGAACTGTTGGCATTGATGCTGCGAACGACACCCATGGACGGTGCGGCCAACTACCGGTATTATATGGACCAATACACGGGGTCCATCAACGACCGTTTCCAACCCCGCACCAACCCGCTCCTCAACCCGTTTAACTGGGCCCGGTTTTTCCGGGACCTGAAGCGCGAGAAGAAATAA
- a CDS encoding metalloregulator ArsR/SmtB family transcription factor, with protein sequence MRLKHFNIDLGAQIFLACSDTSRLRILNLIMNNGEMCISDLERILDFTQTKTSRHLVYLKNSDILSLRKHNQWVFYQVKDEVHDIIKQILQFISRDPILQKDQQVYETLYTNRELALNKLNIRPLARS encoded by the coding sequence ATGAGGCTGAAACACTTTAACATCGACCTGGGCGCTCAGATTTTCCTTGCCTGTTCAGACACTTCCAGGCTGCGGATCTTGAATTTGATCATGAACAATGGCGAAATGTGCATCAGTGACCTGGAGCGCATCCTGGATTTCACCCAGACGAAAACGTCCCGTCATTTGGTGTACCTCAAAAACTCCGATATTTTGTCGCTGCGAAAACACAACCAATGGGTGTTCTACCAGGTAAAGGACGAGGTGCATGACATCATCAAGCAGATACTCCAGTTTATCAGCCGTGACCCCATCCTGCAAAAAGACCAACAGGTGTACGAAACGCTTTACACCAACCGGGAGCTTGCCCTGAACAAACTCAACATCAGGCCCCTTGCCCGCTCATGA
- a CDS encoding noncanonical pyrimidine nucleotidase, YjjG family — MIFDLDHTLWDYDKNCAEALGELYERKGLKEKGITSFEQLLDMFMEMNAQMWDQYDLGLIQQDVIRYQRFHRVLLALGVDDYRLSLSMSGEYVALSPTKKNLVPNARAVLDYLKGKYRLLIVTNGFEDIQATKLASSGIDNYFDGVVTSEMAGHKKPARGIFDFALAMGNYRAHEVIMVGDNLNTDIKGAHNASIDSVYFNPRKKAHGAEVKHEISDLIELKSIL; from the coding sequence GTGATCTTTGACCTTGACCATACCCTCTGGGACTATGACAAAAATTGCGCAGAAGCCCTCGGTGAACTGTACGAACGGAAGGGGTTGAAAGAGAAAGGGATCACCTCGTTTGAACAGCTTCTTGACATGTTCATGGAAATGAACGCACAGATGTGGGACCAATACGACCTGGGCCTCATCCAACAGGACGTCATCCGGTACCAGCGGTTTCACCGGGTGCTGCTTGCCCTTGGCGTGGACGACTATCGGCTATCGCTTTCCATGTCGGGCGAATACGTGGCCCTCTCCCCCACGAAAAAAAACCTGGTCCCCAATGCCCGGGCAGTCCTGGACTACCTGAAAGGAAAATACCGTTTGCTCATCGTCACCAATGGCTTTGAAGATATCCAGGCCACCAAGCTCGCCTCGTCTGGCATTGACAATTATTTCGATGGCGTGGTCACCTCTGAGATGGCCGGTCACAAAAAGCCGGCACGTGGGATTTTTGATTTTGCCCTGGCGATGGGCAACTATCGGGCCCACGAGGTGATAATGGTGGGCGACAACCTCAACACCGACATTAAGGGGGCGCACAATGCATCCATCGATAGTGTTTATTTCAATCCCCGCAAAAAGGCGCACGGGGCAGAGGTGAAACACGAAATTTCAG